One Podospora pseudopauciseta strain CBS 411.78 chromosome 4, whole genome shotgun sequence genomic window, CGGACTATTTGCTAAGGATGTTTAAACCGCAACCGTAATAAAGAAGAGGGTTAAACGCGATGTTTTGGTGCGTGAAAGTTGGGTGAACGACACACGGTGTACCTGGGCTAGTGACAGAGTGTGTGCATATATCAACGGCTTCTTCAACGTTCCAAAGTCAGCTTGGTGAGTAAAGGGCTTATATATCTACCAACCCTTCTGCAATTGCACCTTCTGACCAACCAGATTGCGGCTTTCGGTGGTGGCCTTTGCTGTCGCTCTTTCCAAATAGCCCCCGGCCACACCTAGTCGACTCACACAACCGCAAATACGGTCGCGTTTTCTACCTACTTACGACAACCACCGAACAAGGTCTTCTCACACAACCAAGGGACGTGTCTGGTCACCTGGCTCAGGCCCTGCCAGCTAAATTACACGCCTCATCCTTTTTCTCAGAGCACCTCACAAGATAACGTGAACCACCTCACGAAAACACCTTAACACCTTACAAGATAAGCTGAACACCTCGCAAGATAACCTGAACCCCTCGCCTAATATGTTCAACCCCTAGTTATTTCCCGACCACACCTCACAAGATGTCTCACAACGACGACCGCGTGGAGGCGTTTACCAAGACCTTCGAATCGGCCATCGAGGCTGCGATTTCGAAGCAGTTCACCGACTCGTCTTGGCAGAGTTCCACCACATGAACAACGATCAGGAAGCCGAAACTCAGCGACTCGAGGAGAAATTCCAACAAGAGAAGTCGCGGTTTCTGACTATTGCCaaggccgccgccggcggcaaAATTAGCCAGGACAAGCTCGAGGTTCTCGCGGACGGGCTtttgaagaaggaaagaagggAGTCGTCGTTGGGTGCTGTTTccaaggcgaaggaggaggaggaggaggaggaggtggtggtggtggtggtgccccCTGGTTCTTCGGTTCCGGCCCCGACCCCGGGGGCCCAAAGTCATGGCCAAACGGTCTAGGACCCAGCCCGAGTTTGACCCTGCGGCTGGTGGAAGCAGCAAGAGAGCTCGTGTGGGCTTTGCGGCCGAGCACGCCGGTCATGCGTTCGGAGACGAATCCCCCGCGCTGGCAGGCGCTGGTCGTGCCGTGCGCAAGCGGGTCGAGATCAAGAATCGCGACGTGTCCGACTGGGAGTCGGAGGGGCAGGACGATATTTTTGAGGATCTGGGGTTTGGGACTGGGTGAATTGTGTTGAGGTGTGATTTGGGGCCTGATGTGGCTCCTGTTAAGTTTACGGAGGATCCGTTCGCTGTGCCGGGGTCGCTGGCGGAGAGGGATTTTGATGGGTTTGAGAAGTGTCTTAAACATGATCACCGGGTGGTTTATACCAACGAGGATAGTTTGGGGGAGTTTAGGCATCGAGCTTAGGGCTTTGGAAGGGGCGGACACGTTCGAGGCATGCTAAAATACTTTTGTGGTGTAGTGGTTGATGCCGGGGCCTTTGCACCGAGTTTGGAGTGGGTGTTGGCTGCTAACTGACGACTTGCGACGGAAGTCTTCAGGCGTAGTTAGCGGTCTCAGAGGGGTGAGTCGACGGCGTATGGCGTTTACTAATAGATGTGTAAAAGGAAgctggaggggtgggaagaTAGTGGAAGGCGTTTAATTTATCATTGGTAGGCCTTGGAATGTAATTGACACGCCTTGCAATGATGGTAGAAGGCCTCAAACTATGATTTATAGGCCCTGGCATGATACGAGAAGTCCTCAAGCTATCATTCGGAGGCCATGAACTGATAGTTCAAGGCGTTGAGCTATTATCGAGGGGTATTGACTTGAGTTATCTTGTTGTTTGGAGGTTTTGGCTTGGACTTGTTATGTGTTTGGAAGTTATTGAAGGGGGTTTTAGCTATGGATATTAGGCCTATTTGGGAGTTGACAATGAGCTGGAGGTTTTCTTTCAGGCATTGAGATACTTTATGTAGGCTAGTTGTATTCTGATAATGGGAAGGTGATTGACTGTCTTGTTACGGCATTTTGGAGGCTAGCATACGTCTCGAGTGTTTGAGATTCTGTGACATGATAGGGCATGAACTTTGGAAGATAAGTGATATGCATGAAGCTATGCAGACAATATGTAAGGTTGATAGCTTTGATGCAGTGATTTTATGCTGCTGGTATCACGAGTGAAAACACTCTACTATGAACcagaccctaaccctctgCGAGTGAGCACAGGCCAGAGTACTTCCAAGTTGCTCACAATTTACGTAGGCTAGGAAGTAGATTTCACGCGATTCTGCGTCTGCGACTCAAGGATGTGAGGGATAGAGCGGGCTGAAGGGCGGGCGAGCCTGTAGAACTAAGAGGAATCATCGAAAATACAATGAACTTGAGATTGGGCCATTTGCCACCATTCGCAGCGTACATGACAAGCCAGCTGTTCCCCAGCTCGTTCTACACGCCTACAACTCGACGCCCAGCCGATAGCTTCCGAACCTCTGGCATAACCGCGCCCTTTACCCCATCCCCACGACCTTGGCAGTGGAGTATCTCTTTGCCCATTTTGCCTAGACCATTTTAAGCCCCCATGTCTTCGATGTGTCTCTCTCCTCGACGTTTGTGCCGAGGCGCCTGCTTCTCTAGAGTTGCGAGAGGGGTGAATGGGAGACCGAAGAGGCTAGTCCTGAGTTGTGCAGGCAGATCTAGAAGAATCCTAGGTCGCGCTCCCCTAGGAAGAGAAGCACAACCGGGGCCCGACGATCCCACTGATGAGATGCTAGGAATGGAAAGCCCCAATCCACGTGATAGTGGCTACTTTGGAAGAGTTACCTTGAAGAACGATGGCTGCTATGATCTTGACGAGTTCGGCTTTTCTAAGCATTATGAGGAGGAGCGTTTGGGGCGGCCACGGAAGCGGAAGCGTAGGTCGAGGCGCGTATCGATGTTGAGGACCCATTTGCTACAGTAGTCTAAGAGCTTGGCAACTAAGAGATGTGATCCAAACTCACTTTTGAGGACCAGCCTTGTCTACCAGAGCTTTCAAATATCAGACTACTTTTTACCCAGAGACATGACAATCTTTGATGAATTCACCAATTTTTGAGATCAATCCTGGGTATTTCGACAACTCGAGGTACTCTTGTCGCGACTCCAGCATCAATTGGATGGTTTTGACCGTGGTCGTCATCGTGTTCACTGCATGGTGGCCGTCGGTGGTTGGATTGTGAGCCAGATAATAACGTAACCCGGAATCCAATTCCTCACAGCTGTTGTCTACGGGGGTACTATGCGATGAGAATAGCTGCAATGATGCCAATCACGATTAAACAGTCGATGCCAGTTTATCGAAACCTCAAATATCTCGGCGAAGATCGATGCCTACACAACGCTATCTCCTGGATCCATTTCTCCATGCTGGTTTCAAAGAGCTCTTGCACTTTGCTTTCCTCCAGGACATGTTCCGGTCCCGTAATATCTATCGCACTATCCATCGCCACGCAGTTTCCTGCTTTAACACTCTCCAGACTTAAAAGAGTCAGAACGCACCACGAGGCCCAAACATCTCTGGGCAGAGATGCAGGGTATTGTCCATCTTTCCCCCAGCGCGCTGCTTCAGACTGACCCAGGCATGTATACCCCGCCCGTCATTCAAAGGCCTCCGCTGGgcagcagccaacaccaTGGCATATCTCTCCCTCGCCGCGACCGATGCGCCTACATCGATCAAATATCCATCGACCCTTCTCTTTACCTCAGCATCATCCGCCGCATAAGCATCGACAGGGAAGTGCACTGTTCCTACCGGTCGCTCACCAGTCTTTCCTGAGAAGGCAAAGCAAGAAACCAGAGACTTCCTTCGGTTCGAGCTGTTGTCCCGACCAAATTCATCCCCAGCCATGGCGGCAAAGAAGCGCTGAATCTCAAAGGCGTCGGCGTCAGGACATATGCTGGCATGTTTCTGCGCGACTTCAGCCACGACGGCTCGGGACGTGGCATCGGCTCCGCCATGCGCAATGTACACCTTCACACGGGCCTCCTCAGTGTTGGACGCCAAGTCCAGCGAGAAATAAATCACACGGTCATTGGGACCAAGAACCCCTTCTATCAACCGCCACCCCGTATCCAAGCCGAGCCGAGAGAAAGCCTCTCGGGCTGTTTGGGTagcattttcttttcccgCGGCACATGGGTCAAGGTAGATCTTCCATTGCGGTCCTTTGCTCGTTGACCAAGCACAGCTGTGCCAGGCTGCCAACTTCATTTctgtgggggaggatgggggcaAAAAGAGATCACGGATCGcatcgaagcgttcgagtGAGACAATGGAAGGATAGCTCTTCCCAATATCTTGGTTGACGCGTAGTGCAGCCTCGACAAGATGTGCCCAGCTGTTCCCAAGAGGTTGGGCTTCGGTCAAGAAGCGCAACTCGGCTTTCCCGGTACCCTGATCGATGGAAACCGAGTATTCGACCGCGGATCCGTCGTTGCTGACGCCGGACGTCCACCGTGTCGTGTCGAGTTGTTTTGGAACCGCCATCTTACCCCATTCACCAGTCACCAGGGCAAGGGCTTGGGTCAACTCCTCCGCGGCGGCAGCGTCTTGTCCAGTTGCGGTGGAGAGATGCCTCAGCTGCCTGCTTGCTTCGCCGAGAAAGCTGTCATTGATAGCTTGATCTACCGCAACTGGCTTCAAGCCTGCTGAGAAGTGGCGAAGTTTCATGTGCTTGCCGCGAGTGATGACAGCATTGGGGACCGTGTGCCTTCGCTCATACAAGTCCCTGATAGCTGCCACAGTGTAGTCGATGTGCTCATCAGAATACACGTGACGTGGTACGGCAAAGCGGACGAGATTGGGAATCTTGGAACGCTCCTCGATCGGCTTGAGATCATACGCCCAACCGAATAGGCCGGCCTCGGCAGCACGGATGCCGTATTTCTTGATCAGCTCAAGCGTGAAGCCAACGGCGGCAAAGTCCTCGAGCTTCCTGTTGCACCCGAAGAAGAATTGGTCCATGTCAAGGTAGACCGCGTGACCGCCAGGGGGAGACAGCACTGCGACGCCATTTGCCTGGAGCTTCTGTGCAAATGATTGGACCTGTGTGATGCGGTGGCAAAGGTAGGCTTGGTCGGTGACTTGATACAGACCAGCCGAGGCTGCCATGAGGTCACGGCCGCTCACTGAAGAGACAGCGTGTTAGTATTACTACCCGGAGACATAATGACAGATGCAACGTACTGCCGCCATAGGAGTCATTCCCATAACATAGGATCTGCCTCTCCTTAAGCAACATGCCAATGCCCTCGTATCTCTGTGCAAACAGACCTTGGTCACGGAAGCACAGCACACCGCCCATGTTCGCAAGCCCGTCCTTCTTCAAGCTGATGGTGAATCCCTCAGCATATGAAAACATCTCCTGAACGATGTCGGCAATGCTTT contains:
- a CDS encoding hypothetical protein (antiSMASH:Cluster_3); the encoded protein is MNNDQEAETQRLEEKFQQEKSRFLTIAKAAAGGKISQDKLEVLADGLLKKERRESSLGAVSKAKEEEEEEEVVVVVVPPGSSVPAPTPGAQSHGQTPEFDPAAGGSSKRARVGFAAEHAGHAFGDESPALAGAGRAVRKRVEIKNRDVSDWESEGQDDIFEDLGFGTG
- a CDS encoding putative secondary metabolism biosynthetic enzyme (COG:E; antiSMASH:Cluster_3; EggNog:ENOG503PBVW); the encoded protein is MDKVLAGKTDVAFYQTKLLVSSKGGFVNGGRHQLEHPNFFIAEGYGSHPEHGKPAAIISNGFFDTTGANAAVAGFNLQTFTQPGLTDPFPSALIGVKNNFKGNLDLAATRAYLEANPGKVSIILVTITNNWAAAQPVSMANIRGAASLAKFHSIPLFLDACRFAENAYFIQRYEDGYADKSIADIVQEMFSYAEGFTISLKKDGLANMGGVLCFRDQGLFAQRYEGIGMLLKERQILCYGNDSYGGMSGRDLMAASAGLYQVTDQAYLCHRITQVQSFAQKLQANGVAVLSPPGGHAVYLDMDQFFFGCNRKLEDFAAVGFTLELIKKYGIRAAEAGLFGWAYDLKPIEERSKIPNLVRFAVPRHVYSDEHIDYTVAAIRDLYERRHTVPNAVITRGKHMKLRHFSAGLKPVAVDQAINDSFLGEASRQLRHLSTATGQDAAAAEELTQALALVTGEWGKMAVPKQLDTTRWTSGVSNDGSAVEYSVSIDQGTGKAELRFLTEAQPLGNSWAHLVEAALRVNQDIGKSYPSIVSLERFDAIRDLFLPPSSPTEMKLAAWHSCAWSTSKGPQWKIYLDPCAAGKENATQTAREAFSRLGLDTGWRLIEGVLGPNDRVIYFSLDLASNTEEARVKVYIAHGGADATSRAVVAEVAQKHASICPDADAFEIQRFFAAMAGDEFGRDNSSNRRKSLVSCFAFSGKTGERPVGTVHFPVDAYAADDAEVKRRVDGYLIDVGASVAARERYAMVLAAAQRRPLNDGRGIHAWVSLKQRAGGKMDNTLHLCPEMFGPRGAF